The sequence GTTGGTGTACTCGTGATTGACGACCAGCAGACCGCGATTTGAGTTATTCGAGCCGTAAGGCAGCGGCAAGAAGCCAACGAAATCGCAGTTGTAGCCAAACTGCTTAACTTGCGCTTCCGGCGATTGCAACCAGACATCAAAATCGGGCGCATCGGCGCTGAGCGGCTCACCCCAGCGGATCAGGGTGCGGGCATAGTAGCCTTCCGGCACGACCACATCATCGTAGTTGGGATCGGTGGGCTTGATGACCTTAAACTTTAAACCGGGATTGGCCGCCAGCGCCTCTTCAACGGCGGTCAGATTCGAGCCGATCAGGGCCAGTGAACCGCCAATCGCCAGCGTCTTGAGCATCCCGCGGCGCGAAATGCGCAATGCCAACACTTCTTGCAGTGTCTGGCCAATCCCCGCCTGCGAGCGAACAACCCATTTGTCTTTCTCGTCGTGGCCACCCATAGCGTGAACGCCTCCTCATGAATATCAGCACAGGAGCCTGTAGTCGC comes from Chloroflexaceae bacterium and encodes:
- a CDS encoding DUF839 domain-containing protein gives rise to the protein MGGHDEKDKWVVRSQAGIGQTLQEVLALRISRRGMLKTLAIGGSLALIGSNLTAVEEALAANPGLKFKVIKPTDPNYDDVVVPEGYYARTLIRWGEPLSADAPDFDVWLQSPEAQVKQFGYNCDFVGFLPLPYGSNNSNRGLLVVNHEYTN